From a single Bacteroidia bacterium genomic region:
- a CDS encoding two-component regulator propeller domain-containing protein has protein sequence MLLRTWLYFMIFGMTLSASAQKNNLGTPFIINHLKDEYKAATQNWYIDQSPSGIMYFANNEGLLSYDGTRWMCVPLPNRTIVRSIAIDSSGNIYVGGQDEMGVFRPDVKGDMVFHSLKNLIPEPYRSFEDVWDIILDGPTVIFRTNYHLYQLSSGTCKVLSAQTTFSSLFKVGDKIFVQDEGGLFLLENGALSALKGTELLSPLTVKGIVPTETGDMLIVTLKQGIFLLKEDRLTRWETKTHAFIGSGRMHAAALLPDGKIAIGTSQNGLIILDSFGNPLYQIDKRNGLQNNNVLSLFPDKAGNLWLGLNNGIDFIETSSPFSSIYPDANLRDAGYSVSIHGDNIFFGTNNGLYQASWQPYTDPFQSGRYHRVENTSGQVWGTVSVDDNLLMAHHEGAFSILNNQARRISPPASGGAWTFLRLNRFPGYLIGGTYNGVSLYQNRNGNWEFVKKLDGLDESCRIMAQDNDGNIWVSHPYRGIYRLSFPNRPDSMTVRFYQSGDGLPSDNFNQVSRVRGQVMFGTAKGVYDYNPLTERFTPNQAFANVLGSEWIKLLKEDKEGNIWFVVNHEVGIIHVEQKGVETRLRRQDFPELRDRLVKGHEFLYPYDRQNVFFAAESGFLHYNPEAPVFPDTNLKVLLRSCYLMQEKDSLFFGGTFSVNGLPVDTQPDSQKPVFNYRENAFRFTFSSPMFLESGGIEYRFYLEGLEKEWGIWTTKTEKEYTNLSPGVYHFHLQARNTHGIISEILTYTLTISPPWYASPTAQGLYFLAVAMLLVGLLLIPRIRFKRETQKLQGIMKQQEAEQEAQISRLNNERLEEDVRHKNQELASATMHLVQKNDILFKIRGELEEISSISKDISARKKINELLGLIHYDRQIDQDWEQFAFHFDQVHRDFLKRLGEEFPQLSPTDHRLCAYLRMNLSSKEIAPLMNISVRGVETGRYRLRKKMELDHDINLNEFMMKF, from the coding sequence ATGCTCTTGCGCACCTGGCTATACTTCATGATTTTTGGCATGACTTTGAGTGCTTCTGCTCAGAAAAATAACCTGGGTACTCCATTTATTATCAATCATCTAAAAGATGAGTACAAAGCTGCCACTCAAAACTGGTATATAGACCAGAGTCCTTCAGGTATTATGTACTTTGCCAACAATGAAGGACTGCTCAGTTATGATGGTACGCGCTGGATGTGTGTGCCATTACCCAACCGAACCATCGTCAGGTCTATTGCAATTGATTCGTCAGGGAATATTTATGTAGGTGGCCAGGACGAAATGGGGGTTTTTCGACCGGATGTTAAAGGAGATATGGTATTTCACTCTTTGAAGAACCTGATCCCCGAACCATATCGCAGTTTTGAGGATGTCTGGGATATCATTTTGGATGGACCAACTGTGATTTTCCGCACTAATTATCATTTATATCAGCTTTCTTCCGGCACATGTAAGGTGCTTTCTGCCCAGACTACTTTTAGTTCACTTTTTAAGGTGGGCGATAAAATTTTTGTTCAGGATGAAGGGGGCTTATTTCTGCTGGAAAATGGCGCTCTATCTGCGTTGAAAGGCACAGAATTGCTTTCTCCATTGACTGTTAAGGGGATTGTTCCTACAGAAACAGGCGATATGCTGATTGTTACTCTGAAGCAAGGTATTTTTCTCCTCAAAGAAGATAGGCTTACGCGTTGGGAGACAAAAACACATGCGTTTATCGGCTCGGGGAGAATGCACGCTGCAGCCCTTCTGCCTGATGGAAAAATTGCGATTGGAACCTCTCAAAACGGGCTTATCATTCTCGATTCTTTTGGCAACCCGCTGTATCAGATCGACAAAAGAAACGGACTTCAAAACAACAATGTGCTTAGCCTGTTTCCCGACAAAGCGGGCAATCTATGGCTGGGGCTCAACAATGGGATTGACTTTATTGAAACCAGTTCCCCGTTTTCTTCGATTTATCCCGACGCAAACCTGAGAGATGCCGGGTATTCCGTCAGTATTCACGGCGATAATATTTTCTTTGGTACAAACAACGGCCTTTACCAGGCCAGTTGGCAGCCCTACACCGATCCCTTTCAGTCGGGGCGATATCATAGGGTAGAAAATACTTCCGGACAAGTATGGGGAACGGTTTCTGTTGATGACAATCTGTTGATGGCGCACCATGAAGGCGCTTTTTCTATTCTCAACAATCAGGCTCGCCGGATTTCACCGCCTGCTTCAGGCGGAGCCTGGACATTTTTGAGGCTCAACCGATTTCCCGGATATCTTATCGGTGGTACTTACAATGGGGTCAGTCTCTATCAAAACCGCAATGGGAACTGGGAATTTGTGAAAAAACTTGACGGTTTGGATGAATCCTGCCGGATTATGGCGCAGGATAATGATGGCAATATCTGGGTTTCTCATCCTTATAGAGGAATTTACCGCCTGAGCTTTCCAAACCGCCCGGACTCTATGACGGTGCGATTTTATCAGTCCGGAGATGGACTCCCGTCTGATAATTTTAATCAGGTCTCCCGCGTAAGAGGGCAGGTGATGTTTGGTACAGCCAAAGGCGTATATGACTATAACCCCCTCACTGAGCGCTTTACGCCCAACCAGGCTTTTGCCAATGTCCTGGGCTCTGAATGGATAAAACTGTTGAAGGAGGATAAAGAAGGAAATATTTGGTTTGTCGTAAACCATGAGGTAGGCATAATACACGTGGAGCAAAAAGGTGTGGAAACTCGCCTCCGCCGGCAGGATTTCCCTGAGTTGCGCGACAGACTCGTAAAGGGGCACGAGTTTTTGTATCCATATGACCGGCAGAATGTATTTTTTGCTGCTGAAAGCGGTTTCCTTCATTACAATCCGGAGGCCCCCGTTTTTCCCGATACCAATCTTAAAGTGCTGCTCCGCTCCTGCTATCTTATGCAGGAAAAAGACAGCCTGTTTTTTGGCGGAACTTTTTCAGTAAATGGGTTACCCGTCGATACACAACCAGATTCCCAAAAACCAGTGTTTAACTACCGGGAAAATGCTTTTCGTTTTACTTTTTCTTCCCCAATGTTTCTTGAGTCGGGGGGAATTGAGTATCGGTTTTATCTGGAGGGGCTCGAAAAAGAATGGGGTATATGGACGACAAAAACGGAAAAAGAATATACCAACCTGAGCCCGGGTGTCTATCATTTTCATCTTCAGGCCCGGAATACGCATGGCATTATAAGCGAAATTTTAACCTATACATTGACCATATCCCCCCCATGGTATGCATCTCCTACTGCACAGGGCTTATATTTTCTCGCGGTGGCCATGTTGCTCGTAGGCTTGCTATTAATTCCCCGCATCCGCTTTAAACGGGAAACACAAAAACTGCAGGGTATCATGAAGCAACAGGAAGCAGAGCAGGAAGCGCAGATTTCCCGCCTCAATAATGAAAGACTGGAAGAAGACGTAAGGCATAAAAACCAGGAACTGGCATCCGCTACCATGCACCTCGTACAGAAAAACGATATTCTTTTTAAAATCCGGGGAGAACTGGAAGAAATATCCTCCATTTCTAAAGATATTTCTGCCCGTAAAAAAATCAATGAATTGTTGGGTTTAATCCACTATGACCGGCAAATTGATCAGGATTGGGAGCAGTTTGCCTTTCACTTCGATCAGGTTCACCGTGATTTTTTGAAAAGATTAGGAGAAGAATTTCCCCAACTTAGTCCCACTGACCACAGGTTGTGTGCATATCTCAGAATGAATCTTTCCTCCAAAGAAATCGCGCCGCTGATGAATATTTCCGTCAGAGGCGTCGAAACCGGTCGTTACCGGCTGAGAAAAAAAATGGAACTGGACCACGACATCAACCTGAATGAATTTATGATGAAGTTCTGA
- a CDS encoding T9SS type A sorting domain-containing protein produces MKKRLLLFSLMALFIASSNLFAQQVMLDFESGATSTTFQYFGSALDGSLTGATANPDPSGLNTSANVVKFKKPQDAQTWAGAFSNPNPTVSVDGVTYDQVCVTVYMDSLYPMTLKLENSGTTANWEQTQTPSGTGAWETICFDLNMASEAGPNQIAAGNVFPTVTVFFGLGTAGNGVDTLVFYMDDMTLTTTEQTCNSIFDFETPATGTTFQYFGSTLDGSLTSVVANPNPTAGNASDTVLQYIKPENSQTWAGAFSNPDPATPLNFANGGEICVKVHMTHIGSVTMKLENSPNGGANWALTVPNTVVGDWEELCFNTSLASVEAPFSAASGFTYARITFFVDLGSNSPTADTTYLDDFCLKTSSLPTSADVTFTVDMNNVTGFTQPYVSGTFNAWSGDANPLSDPDNDGVWSTTLTIPTGTIEYKFTYDNWAGQEEFNGTEKAGCTVRDPSGQFVNRGAVISGNMEMDTVCFNSCYACGEAAMITINLGLGTANADSGGVYLVGGAEFGAPGGRFRMNDNDNDGVYSITFERNKGFSGYYSFANGNCPDFSCKEDISGQSCARPENFNDRWLNPVTQDTTMNTCFAVCSDNTACTTGLKDYDFAEDLFTAAPSLVDHSTKLTFTESLRQDRMVKVINTSGQVLFNLNIRGTESTYDLDMSALASGMYFIHVQIGTKYAYKKVVRQ; encoded by the coding sequence ATGAAAAAGCGATTACTTCTATTTTCGCTGATGGCACTTTTTATTGCCAGCAGCAACCTGTTTGCACAGCAGGTAATGCTTGACTTCGAATCAGGTGCAACAAGTACAACTTTCCAGTATTTCGGTAGCGCTCTGGACGGCTCTCTGACCGGCGCAACAGCTAACCCCGATCCATCAGGGCTTAATACCAGTGCCAATGTGGTCAAGTTTAAAAAGCCCCAGGACGCACAGACATGGGCCGGTGCTTTCTCCAATCCTAACCCTACCGTATCTGTAGATGGTGTTACCTATGATCAGGTATGTGTAACCGTGTACATGGATTCTCTTTATCCCATGACACTCAAACTGGAGAACTCCGGAACGACTGCAAACTGGGAGCAAACACAGACCCCTTCAGGTACCGGCGCATGGGAAACCATTTGCTTTGACCTGAATATGGCTTCCGAAGCAGGCCCTAACCAGATCGCCGCAGGAAATGTTTTCCCTACAGTAACTGTTTTCTTCGGACTAGGCACAGCTGGAAACGGCGTAGATACCCTGGTATTCTATATGGATGATATGACGCTTACTACTACTGAGCAGACTTGTAACTCCATTTTTGACTTCGAAACTCCCGCTACCGGAACAACTTTCCAGTACTTCGGCAGTACCCTTGATGGCTCATTGACTTCAGTGGTTGCTAACCCCAACCCAACTGCAGGTAATGCCAGCGATACTGTGCTTCAGTATATCAAACCCGAAAACTCACAGACCTGGGCGGGTGCATTTTCCAATCCCGACCCGGCTACTCCTCTCAACTTTGCAAATGGTGGAGAAATCTGTGTAAAAGTGCACATGACCCATATCGGTAGTGTAACTATGAAGCTTGAAAACTCCCCAAATGGCGGTGCTAACTGGGCGCTTACTGTACCAAACACGGTTGTCGGAGACTGGGAAGAACTCTGTTTCAACACCAGCCTGGCTTCTGTTGAAGCTCCTTTTAGCGCAGCTTCCGGTTTTACTTACGCCAGAATTACTTTCTTTGTAGATCTGGGTTCTAATTCGCCTACGGCTGATACGACTTACCTCGACGATTTCTGTCTGAAAACTTCTTCGCTGCCAACCTCTGCTGATGTAACATTCACCGTGGACATGAACAACGTAACTGGTTTTACCCAGCCTTATGTCAGCGGTACTTTCAACGCATGGTCTGGCGATGCAAACCCACTGAGTGATCCCGATAACGATGGCGTATGGTCAACAACCCTCACCATTCCTACAGGTACGATCGAGTACAAATTTACCTATGACAACTGGGCCGGTCAGGAAGAATTCAACGGCACAGAAAAAGCTGGATGTACAGTAAGAGATCCATCCGGACAATTTGTCAACCGCGGTGCAGTGATTTCAGGAAACATGGAAATGGATACCGTATGTTTCAACAGCTGTTATGCATGTGGAGAAGCTGCGATGATCACCATCAATCTTGGTCTGGGAACAGCTAATGCTGACTCAGGAGGTGTTTATCTCGTAGGTGGTGCTGAGTTTGGTGCTCCGGGTGGCCGTTTCAGAATGAATGACAACGACAATGACGGTGTTTACTCTATTACCTTCGAGCGTAACAAAGGTTTCTCAGGTTACTACTCATTTGCTAATGGCAACTGTCCTGACTTCAGCTGTAAAGAAGATATTTCAGGCCAAAGCTGTGCCCGTCCTGAAAACTTCAATGACCGTTGGCTCAATCCAGTAACTCAGGATACAACGATGAACACCTGCTTTGCTGTTTGTTCTGATAACACAGCATGTACAACTGGTCTGAAAGACTACGATTTTGCCGAAGATCTTTTCACAGCAGCTCCTTCATTGGTTGATCACTCTACCAAACTCACTTTCACAGAAAGCCTGCGTCAGGATCGTATGGTCAAAGTCATCAATACATCAGGACAAGTATTATTCAACCTGAATATCCGTGGTACAGAAAGCACCTACGACCTCGATATGAGTGCGTTGGCCAGTGGCATGTACTTCATCCATGTTCAGATTGGTACTAAGTACGCTTACAAAAAAGTGGTAAGACAATAG